The Pyxidicoccus sp. MSG2 DNA segment CGACTGCGTGAATGTCTCGGACGGCTCCTGCGAGGTCATCGAAATCAAGCCGAACAGCCCCACCGGGCGCTCCGCGGGCGAGGAGCAGATCTCCAAGCGGAAGACCGTCCTCGAGGAGCTGCACCGGAACAACCAGCTCAAGGCGCTGCTGCAACGCTGCGTGAAGGACGGCAGCCTGAACATCCGGTACCAGGTGAAGTACTACGAGTACTGCCCGGTGGGCATCGACAACATCGACGTCCTCACCGAGGACGCGGACGAGTAGTCCGCGGCCGCTCCATCCTGTCGGACCGTCCGGGGCCTGTCAGCCGAGGCCCCGGGCGGGCTTGTGGAGAAGGTGGTTCAGGCCGTGTTCGGGAAGTGCGGGTTCTGGATGATGCCGAACAGGTTGCCGAAGGGGTCCTTCACGATGGCCACGCGGATGCCACTGCCCACGTCCCGGACGGGGCTGAAGGGCGCCGCGCCCAGCTCCAGAAGGCGGTCCCAGGTCCGGGCCGCATCCTCCACACCCCAGTAGGTCGTCACGCCCGCCGCGCCCGCGGGAACTTCCGAGGTGTCGGGGTCCAGCCCCAGCTCGAAGCCGCCGACGTTGAAGCCGACGTAGTAGGGCTCGTCGAAGTACGGACGCGTCTCCAGCACGGCGCTGTACCAGTCCCTGGCCTTCTGGAGGTCCGTGACGGGGTAGATGGCGGTGCGCAGGCCAAGAAGGGGCTTGGGGCTCATTGCGTGCAACCTCCGGGACAGTCCGCGCGGGCGGTGCCGGCACTGTGCCACAGGCTTCCCGTCACGGTGCGGAACGGATTCACGTGAGTGTGCTCTCAATGGCGCTACGTCGTCGCGACCAGCAACTCCTCCGAGTTGTTGGGCGGGCGAAGACCGTCGGCTCGACCCGCGAAGTAGCGCTCGGCGAGAGCCGCCGCCGACACGTGCTTCACGTCTCGGAAGCCGGCTTCGCGAGCCAGCGCGAGCATCTCCTCCGGCGTGAAGAAGCTGATGAACGGCGTGCCGTTCGCTCGCGCGCCCCGCGCCGCTGCCTCGATTCCGGGTCGCACGTCCGGGTCCGCGAGCTCGAGCGGCAGCATGAACGACATGACGAGTGAGGAGCCCGGTGCGAGTGCCGCGATCTGGCGCAGCGTGGCGGCAATGGCGTCCTTCGTGAGGTACATGCTGACGCCCGTGGAGGCAACGAGCGTCGGCTGCTTCGCGTCGAAGCCCGCCGCTTCCAGCCGCTCCAACCACGCATCACCGTGCTCGAAGTCGACCGGCACGAGCCGAAGGAACGACGGGACACCGAAACCCAGGTCGACGAGACGCTGGTGCTTCCACTTCTGGGGAACCGGCTGGTCGACCTCGAACACACGGAGGCGGGAGGCGAGCTCCGGCCGACGCTGAGCGAAGGTGTCGAGGCCCGCTCCGAGGATGACGTACTGCACGACCCCGCGAGCGGCTTGCTCCTCGAGGAGATCTTCAACGAAGCGCGCGCGCGCCAGGATGGAGGCGCGGAAGGGCCGCGTGAAAGGGCTCATGTCCGGTCGCTTCTGCCAATCGGCGTCCGGCGCCACGAGGGCGAGGCCGATCGTGTCTTCGAACACGTGCGGCGCGGGGTCGGTCAGCACGTGGAGCGCGCGCCACAGCGCGACGCGGACAGCGGTGTTCTCGGGGACGAGGGGCGACGCGTCAGCCATGATGATGCTCCTTCGAGAGCGGCCCCATGTTACGGCGGGAACGGCTTGCCCGTCAGCTCTTGCCGTAGCGTCGAATCGCCTCGTCGAAGTCAATGCGGCGCGCACGGAGCAGGCCGTCTTTCAGACGCTCCGCGCCGTCGATGTCGACATGGTCCATCTTCCAGTCGAAGCCGCGGTCTGGCACGAGGCCGACGACGATGAGGTCGAACGTGTACGCAGGCCCCCGCGTCGCCACCAGCCAGTGCACGTTGTCCCGCTGGTCCGAGATGCTGGAGAGGTCCCCCGGCTTCGAGACCCGGTCGATGCCAGGCCGGAGCACCAGGTGTTCGGACTGGTCCTCCACCCGCTCGAAGTGCCGCAAGTGGAACTCGCCCGCGAGCACCAGGTGCATCGAAGCCATGTTCTGGTGTCCGTGCGGCACGATGGCCCGTCCCTGCTGCATCCCGAAAATCTTCGTACCGAACCGCCGAGGCATTCCCTCTACCGGTGGGAAGGGCGCGCTCACCGCGTCCGCTCGATCATCCGGCAGCGAGATTCCCGGCCTCAGCGTGTCGAAGTCGATGGCCCGAAGCAGGTCGGGGAGCGGGACACGCGCGAAGAGCTCCTCCACCTGTCGCTGCCACTCCCGTGGCTCCAACTTCCGGCCCCGGACGTCCGCACACAGCTGGTACGTCCGGGCGGCCCAGGTCTGGACCTCCTTCCGCACCGGCCCGGCCAGGGCCTCCTGCGCCAGGAGGGTACGCACCAGGGCATGGCTGCCCAGCGCCCAGAGCAGGACCTCACGACGTGTGGAACCGTGGAACATGGCTCTCCTCGCAGGCGTGGCGTACCGGGGGCACAAGTGTGCCGGGCGGCGCACCTGTCGCAAGTCCCGCGCCAGCCTCTGGATGAAGTTCCGCGGCGCCTGGAGCCCCTCACGTGTCGCTCTCTGGCGACACTCCGAGGGCTGTCAGCCGCAAGAGTGAGGCGGCGGGGCCACGGCTCTCTCCTTCTCCAGAATGTCTTCAGGCCTGGTCTTCCTCATGACGCCCCCGCCGCGTGCCGCCGGCCTATTCGCAGCCCCTGGCGTCGCGGTCGGGCACCCAGTTGCAGTCGAAGGTGTGCACCTCACCGGCGGCGCGGCCGCGCCCGGGGCCCGAGCCGAGCATCGTGTTCCAGAAGCGCGAGAGCACCGCGTTGAGGGAGTTGGCCTCGCCGCTCGGGGGCGTGGTGCTGTAGAGCAGCGCCGCGTGCACGTTCGGCTCAATCGAGCCGTTGGCGCGCTGCACGACGGGGTCGCTCGGCGCATAGAGCCACTTCATGCGCGACGACGTGTTCCTGCCGGTGATGCTCATCGCCCGGTTCATGGTCTCTACCCACCTGTCGCGGACGGCGAGCTCGGCCGGGGTGTTGGTCGCCGACAGGTACGGCAGGCCGGAGTTGGACATGTAGAGCTGGTCCTGCCGGTTCTGCCAGACGAGGGTGGGCAGGTCGAAGCCTCCCTCGGACTCCGGCGCGGTGATGATGTCGTAGAGCACGGGGCCGCTGATGCACTCGTGCGGCGGGTGCACGGGGTCTCCGGGAGTCCGCGCCGCCACGCAGGACGGCGTGAGCGAGGACCGCCACGTTGTCGTCAGCTGGCCGAAGGCTTCCAGACCCGAGCCGATGCCCAGCACGGGGTAGTCGGGCTCGTCCCAGTCGAGCGGGATGTAGCCGGCGCCGGGGAAGACGAGCAGCCGCCCCTGCTTCGCCGCCTTGGGGAGGCGCCGCACGACACGGTGGGTGTTGTTGAAGGCGCCGAAGCCGCCCGCCGAGCCTCCACGCCAGAGCACGCGCAGCGGCTTGCTGTCGTCGAGGCCGTAGCGTTCCACCAGCACCGCGAGCATCGCCTCCACGTTGAGAGCGCCCATGTACCGCCAGTCCCGCTTCGTGCCCTTGTAGGTGATGTCGGGCGCGTCGAGGGCGGTGCCCGTCCACAGGTCGCTCGAGCAGTAGTGTCCGAGCACGTCGATGGCGCCGCTGAAGTCGTCGGGCTTCGCGGGGGCGCTCTCGCGCAGGGCGCGGTCGGCGGGCAGATTCACCGACGAGACGAGGTCGATGTCCCGGTTGCCGCAGCCTCCGTAGGGGCTGGTGCTGTCGAACGCGCAGAAGCCGCCGCCCTCCAGACGGAGGACCCACTGCGTGAGGGGGCTGCCGTCGGGCGGCGCGGGGGGAAAGGTGACCTCGAAGACGAACTCGTCGCCCAGGTTGCAGCGCGCTTCCGTCCAGCGGGTGTCGCGGAGCGCGGGGCGCACGGTCTCCGTCAGCCGCCGGGTGGGATTGCCGGCGCGAGTGCATGAGGAGACGTCGTAGCCATTGCCCGAGGCCCGGCAGGTGGCGGAGCCGCCGGCCCACACGGCCGCGAGGCCGGCGCAAGCGACGGAGGTGCCCGGGGTGCACACCGCCGCCTTCGCTTCGGGGAGGGCGACTCCGGCGTTCGATGTGCCCGTGGCGCCGCGTGGCGTGGGCGTGTCGGCCGTGGCGTCGGTGGAGTTCTTCAGGGGCGGTTCTCCCGCGCCGCAGGCGATGCAGGCGAGGAGGGCAGGGAGCAGGAACGGGAAGGAGCGCATGCCCCGTCAACCCTCGCCTCGCCGTGAAGTTGCGGTGCGTTCGGCCCGATGGGCTGCTCAACCGATGCGCTTTCGCGGACGGCCGTGCAGCCCTGACTCAGTCCGCAGGGCTCGATGTGGAAGGGCGAGCGGGTGGGAAGGCGGCCAGGTAGCACGCATCCTTGTACACGTAGCCGATCTCGTCACAGTCCTTCGGGGGCAGAGCCACCTTCACCCAGCAGCCGCCATTGATGACAACCAGTCCCTTGCGAGGGCAGCGGCCATTGGCATCTGGCCGCATTTGTCGCGGGAAGGGCTTGGGTGGAAGGTCCAGGGCGATGGTCGACCACACGGACGGCGCCGCTTTGGGGGGCAATGGTGCTGTCAGGGCGGAGTCCCCAACGGCCACGGTGCCGGCGTCCTTCGTATCCAGTTGTGCTGAGACGGGCGCTTCCGCAGGCGCGTCCCCGGGTCGCGCGCTCAGCATCCATGCGATTCCCAGCAGCAGTGGCGCGCCCACCCCGGCCGCGATGCTCCAGTGTCTCGTATGCCCACCCCGCCCCCGGACCGGAACGCGCCGCGAGGATGCACTCACGTCCACGGGCAGGGCTTGCTCCAGGTCGAAGAGGGGCACATCCGCCTCCGGCCCTGCCTCGCGCGCGGCTTTGTCCAGCGCCCCGGCCAGCTCGCGTGCGCTGCCACGCACCTCCGGATGCACGGACATCATTCGAGAAATGAGGGCACTGAGCTGCACGCAGCAGCGGCTGTTGAGGACTTGCGGAGCGCGGGGGCCCGGACCCTCCAGGCTCCAGACGCGAGCCCCCTCGGCATCCAGCCCCAGCGAGGGAGGGTACTCGCCGGTGACCAGCCGCCAGGCGGTGACGCCCAGTGCGAAGACGTCATCCGCCGGCCCGGGCGCGTAGGGCACGGTGGGGGCGGGGGAGGGGTGCATCACGGTGCGCCACGCCTCAGGCGAGCGGTAGGCCGGCGTTCCGGGAGGGAAGGGGGGCCAGGTCAACGTGGTGGCGCCCGCGTAGTGGCCGGAGCCGAAGTCGGTGAGGAAGACCTGGCCATCGGCCTTCCTCACGAGGATGTTGTCGCCCTTCACGTCTCTGTGCACGCCGCCCACTGCCAGCGTGGCCTCCAGCGCGCGTGCGAGGCTGGCGAGGCGCGAGAGCACCTGGCGGGAGGAGGGCCGGTGCTCCCTCGCCCAGTCATAGAGAGACGTGCCTTCCACCCACTCCATGGCGAGGTATGGGTAGGCAGTGCCCGCCGGGTCCCGCCATTCCCCGTGCCCCACGAGGCGAGGGACGTTCGGATGGCGGATGCGGGAGAGCAGCTCCACCTCTCGCGCGAAGCGTCCATCCCGAGGCTGCAGGGCCATCTTGAGGGCCACGGGCCCCCTGGCGCCCTTCGTCCCGATGGCACGATAGACGGCGCCGTAGGCACCGCGTCCACGTTGTTCCAGCATGCGCCACGGCCCCACGGGTGTTCCCAGGGGAAGCCGTGCCGGATTCAGATAGCCAGGCGCCATGAGTGTCTCGCGAGGAGGGACGCGGTCAATCCGCTCGCCGCAAGCGTACCCCGGCATTGGTATGTGTCAGGGAGACTCTCTCGGGTACACGAAGTAGCAACGTGGCAAGGTTCGGTGAGGGCGCCAAATAAAGCGCACTGATGGATGTGCCATGGGGGGCGCGAGAGATGGAAGGAGCGTGCTTAGCTGACCTCATGGCCACGTCCCGCCATCCCGAGCCTCCCGTCTTGAGCCGGCCCGAGCTGCTGCCCCTGAAGCAGCTGGACTGGAGCGTCTTCGAAGCCTTCTGCTGCGAGCTGCTCAACCTCTGCCAGCCAGCGTTCACCTTCTCGAACTATGGGAAGCGTGGTGACGCGCAGCAAGGCATCGACCTGCTCGGGGCGGGTGAGGACGGCACCTGCTGGGTCGCCCAGTGCAAGCAGGTCGATGACTTCACGGCAAAGCATGCCAAGAAGGCCTTGGAGGCCATGACCTTCAAGGCGGACCGGTACCTGCTCCTCATTAGCGATGAGGCCCGGGCCAACGTCCGGAAGGTATTCCTCGCGGCGCCCTCCTGGGAACTCTGGGACGTGAGGGACATCTCCCGCCGGGTCCGCGACCTTCCCCCTCACAAGAGCAAGCGGCTCGTCGAGCAGTATTTCGGCCCCAGATGGTGCGAGGACTTCCTACGGCTGCCGGGCCCGACAGTCCTGCTTACCCCGGAGGAGTACTTCGCCCGGCAGCTCGACTCGGAGCGGCTGTTCCACCATGCATGGAAGCGGGTGGGCCGGGAGAACCTCCTGGACAGGCTTGACAGCCTCCTGGGCCCGACTCATGACGCCGGGCTGCTGTGGGGTCGGGGCGGCATCGGCAAGACGAAGTTGCTCTACGAGTGGAGCCTGCGGGCCGCTGAGCGCCATGCCGAGGTGCCGCTGTTCTTCATCGACCCACAGCGCCCGCTGGAGAGTGAAGCCCTCCGGGAGCTGCTCCCCAGTTCCTGTGTGCTCGTGCTGGATGACGCCCACCCGGGAGGGCCGCTCGACTCGCTGCTGGCCATGCTCCGGAAACACCCTGGCGCTCGGGTCCTTCTCAGTTGCCGGCCCGAGTCGCGCCACGCGCTGCGCTCGTGGCTGTCCAGGGCCGACTTCGATGGATGGAAGACGCTGGAGCTGGAGGTGCCTCCGCTCTCCAGCGCCGAGTGTCTCGCACTCGCCCGGCAGGGCGTTGGGGAGCAGCGGAGTCATCTGGCCGAGAAGCTTGCCGCCATCAGCGTGGACAGCCCCCTGGCCACGGTCCTGGGCGCAAGGCTGGTGTCGAAGCACGAAGCCGACCCTCGGCTGCTGTCGAATCACGAGGAGTTCAAGCACCGTTTCGTCGAGTGCTTCAAGGAGATCATCCACGGCACGGTGAGCCCGGGAGTCGACCCCGGCCTGTGCTCACGGCTCCTCCAGCTGCTGTCGGCGCTCGCGTCTTTCGACATTGAGGATGTCTTCGTTCCCGTGAAGGCCCGCGACTTCCTGGGGACCGATGAGGCCTCACTCCACCAGGCCCTTGCCGCCCTGACCGAGGCGGGTGCGCTGCTGCGCACCGGGACACGTCTGCGAATCACCCCCGACCTGCTGGCCGAGCACATCCTAGAACAGGCCTGTGTCCACAAAGGTGCATCGACGGGTTATGCCGAGGAGGTCTTCGAGCGGTTCCAGGGAATCTCGGCGGGGCCGCTCATGCGCAACCTTTCGGCGCTGGGCTGGCGGCTGCGGCAGGGTGGGAAGGAGCCTCCCGGCTTCCTGGACAGCATCTGGGCGAAGTTACGGACCGTCCTGCGGACGGGCACCAACTGTGACCAGTTGTTCGTCCTGCGCATCGTCATTTCTGCGGCCGACCTCGACCCGCAGCGGGCTCTTGACTGCGTGGAGACGGTGCTTCACCGGCTTCATGCCGACGGGGCGGAACCCTTGCGGAAGGAGGTCTCCGAGGTGCTGAGGCTGGCCTTCAGCACGCTTTGGGGCATCCAGGAGTCCTCCGAGTCCCTGGCGCAGCACTGCCTCGACCGCCTCTGGGAAGAGGGCCAGGACGACCCGAGGCCCTTGGATGGGAACGCACAGCTCGACCATGGCTTGGGCATGCTCTGCTGTATGGCCCGGTTCCAGCCCGAGACACCGGTGGTCCGGTACATGCGCATTCTGGAGGCCATTGAGCGCTGGTTGGAGGCGCCAGATGCCCTGGACCACGTCCACTCGCCCCTGCCCATCCTCGGGGCGCTGCTCGGCAAGAGCGCCAACATCTACAGCAAGAGCGAAGAGGGCTTCGAGTTCCGTTCCTTCATCGTGGACGCGGAGCAGATGCGCCCCATCCGCAGGCGAACGCTGGACTTGATTCAGCGCTGTGCCCGCTCTGGCCGGTGCCAGATCGTCCGAGACGCTTCTTGGTACCTGGGACGGGCGCTGCGCAATCCGAAGCCATTCGCCGAGACGGAGCTGGTGGCGCTAGACCCCTGGGTTCCCGAGCAGCTCGAAATCCTCCAGCGGATGGAGCAGCTCGCGACGGAGCTCCCGGAACCCTTCTTCCGCTACCTCCTCATCCAGGCGCTGTATCCAGCCACGTATGAAAGAATGGACCCGCAGGTCTTCGAGCGGGCACTCGCGTTCATCTCCTCTGTCCCGGCCGACTTCGAGCTCCGGCTGGTTCACGCACTGTGCCTCGACTTGCTGGGCGATCCGCTCATCGGGAGGTGCCCCCCGGAGGAGCTCTCCGCTCGCTGGCCTGCTCGAGTGGACATCCTGCCCGCCGTGGCACGGGAGCTTCGGGACAGATTCCCGGACCCCTCGACCGGAGCGAGGTTCCTTCATGAGCGCAGCGAATTCTTGAACCAGCTCAGCCAGCGCGAGAGCGACGCCAACGCGCTATTGGACGCACTCGCGGAACAGGTGCCCTCCTATGCCCGG contains these protein-coding regions:
- a CDS encoding VOC family protein produces the protein MSPKPLLGLRTAIYPVTDLQKARDWYSAVLETRPYFDEPYYVGFNVGGFELGLDPDTSEVPAGAAGVTTYWGVEDAARTWDRLLELGAAPFSPVRDVGSGIRVAIVKDPFGNLFGIIQNPHFPNTA
- a CDS encoding class I SAM-dependent methyltransferase; translation: MADASPLVPENTAVRVALWRALHVLTDPAPHVFEDTIGLALVAPDADWQKRPDMSPFTRPFRASILARARFVEDLLEEQAARGVVQYVILGAGLDTFAQRRPELASRLRVFEVDQPVPQKWKHQRLVDLGFGVPSFLRLVPVDFEHGDAWLERLEAAGFDAKQPTLVASTGVSMYLTKDAIAATLRQIAALAPGSSLVMSFMLPLELADPDVRPGIEAAARGARANGTPFISFFTPEEMLALAREAGFRDVKHVSAAALAERYFAGRADGLRPPNNSEELLVATT
- a CDS encoding pectin acetylesterase-family hydrolase, yielding MRSFPFLLPALLACIACGAGEPPLKNSTDATADTPTPRGATGTSNAGVALPEAKAAVCTPGTSVACAGLAAVWAGGSATCRASGNGYDVSSCTRAGNPTRRLTETVRPALRDTRWTEARCNLGDEFVFEVTFPPAPPDGSPLTQWVLRLEGGGFCAFDSTSPYGGCGNRDIDLVSSVNLPADRALRESAPAKPDDFSGAIDVLGHYCSSDLWTGTALDAPDITYKGTKRDWRYMGALNVEAMLAVLVERYGLDDSKPLRVLWRGGSAGGFGAFNNTHRVVRRLPKAAKQGRLLVFPGAGYIPLDWDEPDYPVLGIGSGLEAFGQLTTTWRSSLTPSCVAARTPGDPVHPPHECISGPVLYDIITAPESEGGFDLPTLVWQNRQDQLYMSNSGLPYLSATNTPAELAVRDRWVETMNRAMSITGRNTSSRMKWLYAPSDPVVQRANGSIEPNVHAALLYSTTPPSGEANSLNAVLSRFWNTMLGSGPGRGRAAGEVHTFDCNWVPDRDARGCE
- a CDS encoding serine/threonine-protein kinase; translated protein: MLEQRGRGAYGAVYRAIGTKGARGPVALKMALQPRDGRFAREVELLSRIRHPNVPRLVGHGEWRDPAGTAYPYLAMEWVEGTSLYDWAREHRPSSRQVLSRLASLARALEATLAVGGVHRDVKGDNILVRKADGQVFLTDFGSGHYAGATTLTWPPFPPGTPAYRSPEAWRTVMHPSPAPTVPYAPGPADDVFALGVTAWRLVTGEYPPSLGLDAEGARVWSLEGPGPRAPQVLNSRCCVQLSALISRMMSVHPEVRGSARELAGALDKAAREAGPEADVPLFDLEQALPVDVSASSRRVPVRGRGGHTRHWSIAAGVGAPLLLGIAWMLSARPGDAPAEAPVSAQLDTKDAGTVAVGDSALTAPLPPKAAPSVWSTIALDLPPKPFPRQMRPDANGRCPRKGLVVINGGCWVKVALPPKDCDEIGYVYKDACYLAAFPPARPSTSSPAD